One segment of Amycolatopsis alba DSM 44262 DNA contains the following:
- a CDS encoding O-methyltransferase gives MSQEIWSKVDEYITDALVPSDPALEAALLASDEAGMPPIAVAPNQGKLLHLLARMIGARSILEIGTLGGYSTIWLARALPPGGRLVTLEYSPEFAEVARKNLDTAGVGEFVDIRLGKALDMLPGIEGPIDLTFIDADRVNNPAYFQEALRLSRPGGLIVIDNVVRAGAVADPSDTSEEIRGLRRMHELIAAEPRVDATALQTVGKKGHDGLAVVLVTS, from the coding sequence ATGTCCCAGGAAATCTGGTCCAAAGTGGACGAGTACATCACTGATGCGCTCGTCCCGTCCGATCCCGCTCTCGAAGCGGCTCTTCTCGCCTCCGACGAGGCGGGGATGCCGCCCATCGCCGTCGCTCCGAACCAGGGCAAGCTGCTCCACCTGCTGGCCAGGATGATCGGCGCCCGCTCGATCCTCGAGATCGGCACGCTCGGCGGCTACAGCACCATCTGGCTCGCCCGCGCGCTCCCGCCGGGCGGGCGTCTCGTGACCCTCGAGTACTCCCCGGAATTCGCCGAGGTCGCGCGGAAGAACCTCGACACCGCCGGCGTCGGCGAGTTCGTCGACATCCGGCTCGGGAAGGCGCTGGACATGCTGCCCGGCATCGAAGGCCCGATCGACCTGACGTTCATCGACGCGGACAGGGTCAACAATCCGGCCTACTTCCAGGAGGCGCTGCGGCTGAGCCGTCCGGGCGGGCTGATCGTGATCGACAACGTCGTGCGCGCGGGCGCGGTGGCCGACCCGTCGGACACCTCCGAGGAGATCAGGGGACTGCGGCGGATGCACGAACTGATCGCCGCCGAACCGCGGGTCGACGCGACCGCGCTGCAGACCGTCGGCAAGAAGGGGCACGACGGGCTGGCCGTCGTGCTGGTGACCTCCTGA
- a CDS encoding transglycosylase domain-containing protein: MENPDEEIAPESETTAAPEPKGKKRRWRRIAAWSLGLLIGIPVAAFGIAYVLLDVRSPQEVLADLDKTVILQNADGSELLKVIPPGGDRQFVSYDAIPAKLRDAIIATEDPTFWDNEGFDPTGALRALVTGVGGGSGITQQYIKKSTGNDDATLLRKFSELVLATKITQQQTKKEIFESYVNIISFGRGTYGPASAMNAYFGRPLDNSMTWSEAAFLAGMIQSPSVHDPFASSHDHARKRWSYVMNKLVTRGYVGQAEAVTMAYPGDAIQPPSETRAGRVTYEKYHLKQQVLAELEQIGYPLDRLRGGAMKVETTIDPRAQDEAEKVVKERLQGQPEHFRASLVAVEPGTGAIRAYNGGGWSVHDYAGTPYGTGSVFDPFTLAAGLERGVNVDEPLKPPAKVDFLGETFEFDDQCGEAGKCTLREAIRRDAEGPFVDLAKKLGAETVRNGARAAGIPESVDGAVTLREKDGFLIGPGIAVGRYPLRPSDMAGAYATFAAGGMRATPHLVSKIRDEHGEVVWERPSDKTPAFQGDEALSRRIAGTISQVLSTGLKDRQAALKTGAFQYNETDDNAGGWAVGYTPQLSTAVWVGSDEPRRMRDAAGQKLTGKTIPADLWQRFMNGFHQGRPR; this comes from the coding sequence GTGGAAAACCCGGATGAGGAAATCGCACCCGAGTCGGAAACCACGGCCGCCCCCGAGCCGAAAGGGAAGAAACGCAGGTGGCGCCGGATCGCCGCCTGGTCGCTCGGTCTTCTGATCGGCATCCCGGTGGCCGCGTTCGGGATCGCGTACGTCCTGCTCGACGTCCGCAGCCCGCAGGAGGTGCTCGCCGATCTCGACAAGACCGTCATCCTGCAGAACGCGGACGGTTCCGAGCTGCTCAAGGTCATCCCGCCCGGTGGCGACCGGCAGTTCGTGTCCTACGACGCCATCCCCGCGAAGCTGCGCGACGCGATCATCGCGACCGAGGACCCGACGTTCTGGGACAACGAGGGCTTCGATCCCACCGGCGCCCTCCGCGCGCTGGTGACCGGCGTCGGCGGAGGTTCGGGCATCACCCAGCAGTACATCAAGAAGTCCACCGGGAACGACGACGCCACCCTCCTCCGCAAGTTCTCCGAACTGGTGCTCGCCACGAAGATCACCCAGCAGCAGACCAAGAAGGAGATCTTCGAGAGCTACGTCAACATCATCTCGTTCGGCCGCGGCACCTACGGTCCGGCGTCGGCGATGAACGCCTACTTCGGCAGGCCGCTCGACAACTCGATGACCTGGAGCGAGGCAGCCTTCCTCGCGGGCATGATCCAGTCGCCGTCGGTGCACGACCCGTTCGCCTCCTCCCACGACCACGCCAGAAAGCGCTGGTCCTACGTGATGAACAAGCTGGTCACGCGGGGCTACGTCGGTCAGGCCGAGGCGGTCACCATGGCCTACCCAGGAGATGCGATCCAGCCGCCGTCGGAGACCCGTGCCGGTCGCGTCACCTACGAGAAGTACCACCTCAAGCAGCAGGTCCTCGCCGAGCTGGAACAGATCGGCTACCCGCTGGACCGGCTCCGCGGCGGCGCGATGAAGGTCGAGACGACCATCGACCCGCGTGCCCAGGACGAAGCCGAGAAGGTGGTCAAGGAGCGGCTGCAGGGGCAGCCGGAGCACTTCCGGGCTTCGCTGGTCGCGGTCGAACCGGGGACCGGCGCCATCCGCGCCTACAACGGCGGGGGCTGGAGCGTGCACGACTACGCGGGCACCCCGTACGGCACCGGCTCGGTCTTCGACCCGTTCACCCTCGCCGCGGGTCTCGAACGGGGCGTCAACGTGGACGAACCGCTGAAGCCGCCTGCCAAGGTCGACTTCCTCGGCGAGACCTTCGAGTTCGACGACCAGTGCGGCGAAGCGGGAAAATGCACGCTGCGCGAGGCGATCAGGCGCGACGCTGAGGGACCGTTCGTCGACCTGGCGAAGAAACTCGGCGCGGAAACCGTCCGGAACGGCGCCCGCGCGGCGGGGATCCCGGAGTCTGTCGACGGCGCGGTGACCCTGCGCGAGAAGGACGGGTTCCTGATCGGGCCCGGCATCGCGGTCGGCCGGTATCCCTTGCGGCCCAGCGACATGGCCGGCGCGTACGCGACCTTCGCGGCAGGCGGCATGCGCGCCACCCCGCATCTGGTGTCGAAGATCCGGGACGAGCACGGCGAAGTCGTGTGGGAACGGCCCTCGGACAAGACGCCCGCGTTCCAGGGCGACGAGGCGCTCAGCCGCCGGATCGCCGGCACGATCAGCCAGGTGCTGAGCACCGGGCTGAAGGACCGGCAGGCGGCGTTGAAGACCGGCGCCTTCCAGTACAACGAAACCGACGACAACGCCGGTGGCTGGGCCGTCGGGTACACGCCGCAGCTTTCGACGGCGGTCTGGGTCGGCTCGGACGAGCCGCGCCGGATGCGGGACGCCGCCGGGCAGAAGCTGACCGGGAAGACGATCCCGGCCGACCTGTGGCAGCGCTTCATGAACGGCTTCCACCAGGGGCGTCCGCGCTAG
- a CDS encoding FadR/GntR family transcriptional regulator, producing MESSTVANAGDALFRPVRAGNAFEETVERLLQAIRLGVVGGGERLPSERELAERLGVSRVTLREAIRALADAGYVESRRGRYGGTFVNEVLPDPPAADGRNVDDVTLQDALGLRHVLETGAAEMAASRSLSPADRQHLTSTLAEAAAADVGDYRRKDSRLHLAIAEVTASGSLTTAMADARMRVNQLLDMIPLLEPNLEHSNAQHEAIVDAILAGDSEAARRAMAEHVEGTASLLRAFLV from the coding sequence GTGGAGTCGAGCACGGTCGCGAACGCGGGTGACGCGCTGTTCCGCCCGGTGCGCGCGGGCAACGCCTTCGAGGAGACCGTCGAAAGGCTGCTCCAGGCGATCCGCCTCGGCGTGGTGGGCGGGGGCGAGCGGCTGCCCTCCGAGCGTGAACTCGCCGAGCGGCTCGGGGTCAGCCGGGTGACGCTGCGTGAGGCGATCCGCGCGCTGGCCGACGCGGGCTACGTCGAGTCGCGGCGAGGGCGCTACGGCGGCACGTTCGTCAACGAAGTGCTGCCCGATCCGCCCGCCGCCGACGGCCGGAACGTCGACGACGTCACCCTCCAGGACGCGCTGGGCCTGCGGCATGTCCTGGAGACCGGTGCCGCCGAGATGGCGGCGTCGCGCTCGCTCAGCCCGGCCGACCGGCAGCATCTGACCAGCACGCTCGCCGAGGCCGCGGCGGCCGACGTCGGCGACTACCGGCGCAAGGATTCGCGGCTGCACCTGGCGATCGCCGAGGTCACCGCGTCCGGCTCGCTGACCACGGCGATGGCCGACGCGCGGATGCGGGTCAACCAGCTGCTCGACATGATCCCGCTGCTGGAGCCGAACCTGGAGCACTCCAACGCCCAGCACGAGGCCATCGTCGACGCGATCCTCGCCGGCGACTCCGAGGCGGCCCGCCGGGCGATGGCTGAGCACGTCGAAGGCACCGCTTCGCTGCTTCGCGCCTTCCTCGTCTGA
- a CDS encoding DUF433 domain-containing protein: protein MDDDVRFTRALMSMTDAARHLGVPQQTFHRWARGYPRGGPLLHISATDSIRQASVPFIALAEAWVLEGLRQAGVRPQRIRPALEKLQREFGREYVLVSPALVTDGISVLWDFSRTEAGAGLIEGRSGQTVIREIVQDYLTYVGFGSDNLPNRLKLKVFEPSAVAIDPYRSSGQPVFVDSGARVANVAAMLKAGEEPAIVAEEHGIGIEAVRAAARVLLGRAA from the coding sequence GTGGACGACGATGTGAGGTTTACCCGCGCCCTGATGAGCATGACTGATGCTGCCCGCCATCTCGGTGTTCCTCAGCAGACCTTCCACCGCTGGGCACGAGGCTACCCACGCGGCGGCCCCCTGCTTCACATCTCCGCGACGGATAGCATCCGGCAGGCAAGTGTTCCCTTTATCGCGCTAGCAGAGGCGTGGGTTCTTGAAGGACTGCGTCAAGCCGGTGTGCGCCCCCAGCGGATCCGCCCCGCGCTGGAAAAACTCCAACGCGAGTTTGGACGAGAGTACGTACTCGTGTCGCCTGCCCTCGTAACTGATGGAATCTCAGTGCTGTGGGACTTTTCCAGAACTGAGGCTGGAGCCGGCCTGATCGAAGGTCGCTCGGGTCAGACTGTGATTCGCGAGATCGTGCAGGACTACCTCACGTACGTCGGATTCGGTTCCGACAATCTCCCCAACCGTCTCAAGCTCAAGGTCTTCGAGCCCTCAGCGGTGGCCATTGATCCTTATCGATCCTCAGGACAACCTGTATTCGTTGACTCCGGCGCACGAGTCGCGAACGTAGCCGCGATGCTGAAAGCAGGTGAAGAACCTGCCATCGTCGCCGAAGAGCACGGGATCGGCATCGAAGCTGTCCGGGCCGCCGCACGCGTCCTCCTGGGCCGCGCCGCCTGA
- a CDS encoding L-serine ammonia-lyase: MAISVFDLFSIGIGPSSSHTVGPMRAALTFVDGLAADGDLTATTRVQSELFGSLGATGFGHGSDKAVLLGLSGERPEEIDTGTVPGKIAEIRETGRLRVRGEHEIVFVEDTDLTMHRRKSLPAHPNGMIFRAFDADGKVLRERTYYSVGGGFVRDESYETDTVVVEDSTKLEFPFRTGADLLKHCEDTGLSISEVMLRNELAWRTREEIREGLLEIWQVMVECVHNGCEHEGVLPGGLKVPRRAKALHEKLLAEDGVGDPLYAMDWVSLYALAVNEENAAGGRVVTAPTNGAAGIIPAVLHYYQRFIRGSSDDGIVTFMLTAGAIGSILKQTGSISGAEVGCQGEVGSASAMAAAGLTEVLGGSPAQVENAAEIGVEHHLGLTCDPVGGLVQIPCIERNAVGASKAIHAARMAMRGDGSHVVTLDKAIKTMRETGADMSVKYKETARGGLAVNVIEC; encoded by the coding sequence ATGGCGATCAGCGTCTTCGACCTGTTTTCGATCGGCATCGGCCCCTCCAGCTCCCATACGGTGGGCCCGATGCGCGCCGCACTGACCTTTGTGGACGGTCTGGCCGCCGACGGTGATCTGACGGCCACGACGCGTGTCCAGAGCGAGCTTTTCGGCTCGCTCGGCGCGACCGGGTTCGGGCACGGCAGTGACAAGGCCGTGCTGCTCGGGCTGTCCGGGGAGCGGCCGGAGGAGATCGACACCGGCACGGTGCCGGGCAAGATCGCCGAGATCCGGGAAACGGGCAGGCTGCGCGTGCGAGGCGAACACGAGATCGTGTTCGTCGAGGACACCGACCTGACCATGCACCGGCGGAAGTCGTTGCCGGCGCACCCGAACGGGATGATCTTCCGCGCTTTCGACGCCGACGGGAAGGTGCTGCGCGAGCGCACCTACTACTCCGTCGGCGGCGGGTTCGTGCGCGACGAGTCCTACGAGACCGACACTGTCGTCGTCGAGGACTCGACGAAGCTGGAGTTCCCGTTCCGCACCGGCGCGGATCTGCTGAAGCACTGCGAGGACACCGGGCTGTCGATCAGCGAGGTCATGCTGCGCAACGAACTCGCGTGGCGCACACGCGAGGAGATCCGCGAGGGGCTGCTGGAGATCTGGCAGGTCATGGTGGAGTGCGTGCACAACGGCTGTGAGCACGAGGGCGTCCTGCCGGGCGGGCTCAAGGTTCCTCGGCGCGCGAAGGCGTTGCACGAGAAGCTGCTCGCCGAAGACGGTGTCGGCGACCCGTTGTACGCGATGGACTGGGTGAGCCTGTACGCGCTGGCCGTCAACGAGGAGAACGCCGCGGGCGGCCGGGTCGTCACCGCGCCGACCAACGGCGCGGCGGGGATCATCCCGGCGGTCCTGCACTACTACCAGCGGTTCATCCGGGGTTCCTCGGACGACGGCATCGTGACGTTCATGCTCACCGCGGGCGCGATCGGCTCGATCCTCAAGCAGACGGGCTCGATCTCGGGCGCCGAGGTCGGCTGCCAGGGCGAGGTCGGATCGGCCAGCGCGATGGCCGCGGCCGGGCTCACCGAGGTCCTCGGCGGTTCACCCGCTCAGGTGGAGAACGCCGCCGAGATCGGCGTCGAACACCATCTGGGGCTGACCTGCGACCCGGTCGGCGGGCTGGTGCAGATCCCGTGCATCGAGCGCAACGCCGTAGGCGCGTCGAAGGCGATCCACGCCGCGCGGATGGCGATGCGCGGCGATGGTTCGCACGTCGTGACGCTGGACAAGGCGATCAAGACGATGCGCGAGACCGGTGCGGACATGAGCGTGAAATACAAGGAGACCGCGCGCGGCGGCCTGGCCGTCAACGTCATCGAGTGCTGA
- the lipA gene encoding lipoyl synthase produces the protein MSALPEGRKLLRLEVRNAQTPIEKKPPWIKTRARMGPEFTELKGLVKREGLHTVCEEAGCPNIYECWEDREATFLIGGDQCTRRCDFCQIDTGKPEALDTTEPRKVAESVQAMGLRYSTVTGVARDDLEDGGAWLYAETVRQIHALNPGTGVELLIPDFNADPDQLAEVFGSRPEVLAHNVETVPRIFKRIRPGFRYARSLEVITKAREAGLVTKSNLILGMGETPDEVAPAMKDLVDAGCEILTITQYLRPSPRHHPVDRWVKPEEFVEHSNTAEAMGFAGVMAGPLVRSSYRAGRLFAQTKAHRGEALSENLAHLAAEGPAAQEASSLLAR, from the coding sequence ATGAGCGCGCTCCCCGAGGGGCGCAAACTTCTCCGGCTCGAGGTCCGCAACGCGCAGACCCCGATCGAGAAGAAGCCGCCGTGGATCAAGACCCGCGCGCGGATGGGTCCCGAGTTCACCGAGCTCAAGGGCCTGGTCAAGCGGGAAGGCCTCCACACCGTGTGTGAGGAGGCCGGTTGTCCCAACATTTATGAATGCTGGGAAGACCGCGAGGCGACGTTCCTGATCGGCGGGGACCAGTGCACGCGACGTTGCGACTTCTGCCAGATCGACACGGGCAAGCCCGAGGCGCTGGACACGACCGAGCCGCGCAAGGTGGCGGAGTCGGTGCAGGCGATGGGTTTGCGCTACTCGACGGTGACCGGTGTCGCGCGTGACGATCTCGAAGACGGTGGCGCGTGGCTGTATGCGGAGACTGTCCGTCAGATCCACGCGTTGAATCCGGGTACCGGTGTCGAGTTGCTGATCCCGGACTTCAACGCGGATCCCGATCAGCTGGCCGAGGTGTTCGGTTCGCGGCCGGAGGTGCTCGCGCACAATGTGGAGACGGTGCCGCGGATCTTCAAGCGGATCCGCCCCGGTTTCCGGTACGCGCGATCGCTGGAGGTCATCACGAAGGCGCGTGAGGCTGGTCTGGTGACGAAGTCGAACCTGATCCTCGGCATGGGCGAGACCCCCGACGAGGTCGCGCCCGCGATGAAGGACCTGGTCGACGCGGGCTGCGAGATCCTGACGATCACCCAGTACCTGCGTCCTTCGCCGCGGCACCATCCGGTGGACCGCTGGGTCAAGCCCGAGGAGTTCGTCGAGCACTCGAACACCGCCGAAGCGATGGGTTTCGCTGGTGTGATGGCCGGACCGCTCGTACGCTCGTCGTATCGCGCCGGCCGCCTGTTCGCGCAGACGAAGGCCCACCGCGGCGAAGCACTGTCGGAGAACCTGGCCCATCTCGCCGCCGAAGGGCCCGCGGCCCAAGAAGCCAGCTCATTGCTGGCCAGATAG
- the glyA gene encoding serine hydroxymethyltransferase: MFNAALSDVDPEVATAVAAELDRQQSTLEMIASENFAPVGVLEAQGSVLTNKYAEGYPGRRYYGGCEHVDVIEQLAIDRAKALFGAEHANVQPHSGAQANAAAMVAVLNPGDTILGLDLAHGGHLTHGMKINFSGKLYNVVAYHVDKETGIVDIEEIERLAKEHQPKLIIAGWSAYPRQLDFAEFRRIADEVGAKVMVDMAHFAGLVAAGLHPSPVPYADIVTTTTHKTLGGPRGGIILSRQELAKKINSAVFPGQQGGPLEHVIAAKAVALKIAATEEFRERQQRVLEGAKILADRLSRTDCAEAGVRVLTGGTDVHLVLVDLVNSTLDGQQAEDRLHSVGITVNRNAVPFDPRPPMITSGLRIGTPALATRGFGAEDFAEVADIIAEALRPDFDEALRQSLSARVELLAKKHPLYADLNR; this comes from the coding sequence ATGTTCAACGCCGCCCTGTCCGACGTGGACCCCGAGGTCGCCACCGCCGTCGCGGCCGAACTCGACCGGCAGCAGTCGACCCTGGAGATGATCGCCTCGGAGAACTTCGCCCCGGTGGGCGTGCTCGAGGCGCAGGGTTCGGTGCTGACCAACAAGTACGCCGAGGGCTACCCCGGCCGCCGCTACTACGGCGGTTGTGAGCACGTCGACGTCATCGAGCAGTTGGCGATCGACCGCGCGAAGGCCCTGTTCGGCGCCGAGCACGCCAACGTCCAGCCGCATTCGGGCGCGCAGGCCAACGCCGCCGCCATGGTCGCGGTGCTCAACCCCGGCGACACCATCCTCGGTCTCGACCTCGCCCACGGCGGGCACCTGACCCACGGGATGAAGATCAACTTCTCGGGCAAGCTCTACAACGTCGTCGCCTACCACGTCGACAAAGAGACCGGGATCGTCGACATCGAGGAGATCGAGCGCCTCGCCAAGGAGCACCAGCCGAAGCTGATCATCGCCGGCTGGTCGGCGTACCCGCGTCAGCTCGACTTCGCCGAGTTCCGCCGCATCGCCGACGAGGTCGGCGCGAAGGTCATGGTCGACATGGCGCACTTCGCCGGTCTCGTCGCCGCCGGGCTGCACCCGAGCCCGGTGCCCTACGCCGACATCGTCACCACGACCACGCACAAGACCCTCGGCGGCCCGCGTGGCGGCATCATCCTGTCCCGCCAGGAACTCGCCAAGAAGATCAACTCGGCGGTGTTCCCCGGACAGCAGGGCGGACCGCTGGAGCACGTCATCGCCGCCAAGGCCGTCGCGCTCAAGATCGCCGCGACCGAGGAGTTCCGCGAGCGTCAGCAGCGGGTGCTCGAAGGCGCGAAGATCCTGGCCGACCGCCTTTCGCGCACGGACTGCGCCGAAGCGGGCGTCCGCGTGCTGACCGGCGGCACCGACGTGCACCTGGTGCTCGTCGATCTGGTCAACTCCACTTTGGACGGTCAGCAGGCCGAGGACCGGCTGCACTCGGTCGGCATCACGGTCAACCGCAACGCCGTCCCGTTCGACCCGCGCCCGCCGATGATCACCTCGGGCCTGCGCATCGGCACCCCGGCCCTGGCGACCCGCGGCTTCGGTGCCGAGGACTTCGCCGAGGTCGCCGACATCATCGCCGAGGCGCTGCGCCCGGACTTCGACGAGGCCCTGCGCCAGTCGCTGTCCGCCCGTGTCGAACTGCTGGCCAAGAAGCACCCGCTGTACGCGGACCTCAACCGATGA
- the gcvH gene encoding glycine cleavage system protein GcvH, with protein MSIPQELKYTKEHEWLNVVDGVATVGITAFAAESLGDIVFVQLPSVGDTVTAGEVFGEVESTKSVSELYAPVDGEVVEVNEATTDTPELINSDPYAEGWLLKVRLSGDVPALLDAQAYAVLTQEN; from the coding sequence ATGAGCATCCCCCAGGAACTGAAGTACACGAAGGAACACGAGTGGCTGAACGTCGTCGACGGCGTCGCCACCGTGGGCATCACCGCCTTCGCCGCCGAGTCGCTCGGTGACATCGTGTTCGTCCAGCTCCCCTCGGTCGGCGACACCGTCACCGCGGGCGAGGTGTTCGGCGAGGTCGAGTCGACCAAATCGGTCAGCGAGCTGTACGCACCCGTGGACGGCGAGGTCGTCGAGGTGAACGAGGCCACAACGGACACCCCCGAGCTCATCAACTCGGACCCGTACGCCGAAGGATGGCTCCTGAAGGTGCGTCTGTCCGGCGACGTGCCCGCCCTGCTCGACGCCCAGGCGTACGCCGTCCTCACCCAGGAGAACTGA
- the gcvT gene encoding glycine cleavage system aminomethyltransferase GcvT produces MSKETSLHGVHKGLGALFTDFAGWSMPIRYSSELAEHKAVRETAGLFDLSHMAEIEVTGPQAADVLDFALVGNLSGVKPGRARYTMICDETGGVLDDLVVYRLADEKFLVVANAGNAAVVAEALAERVSGFDAVVDDKSEDVALIAVQGPKAVEILGAVTDADLGALKYYASVPAVVKGHDVLLARTGYTGEDGFELYVPAGEAPAVWRILTEAGEPHGLLPAGLACRDTLRLEAGMPLYGNELSLQLSPFEAGLGRVVKFEKPNDFVGKAALAELSKKDVPRVRVGLKGSGRRAPRHGYTVLSGETEIGEVTSGALSPTLGYPIAMAYVDREHAEPGTELSVDIRGRIEPVEVVALPFYSRA; encoded by the coding sequence ATGTCGAAAGAGACGTCCCTGCACGGAGTCCACAAAGGACTGGGTGCGCTGTTCACCGACTTCGCGGGCTGGTCGATGCCGATCCGCTACAGCAGCGAACTGGCGGAGCACAAGGCGGTCCGCGAGACCGCGGGCCTGTTCGACCTGTCCCATATGGCCGAGATCGAGGTGACCGGCCCGCAGGCCGCCGACGTCCTCGACTTCGCGCTGGTCGGGAACCTGTCCGGGGTCAAGCCGGGCAGGGCGCGCTACACGATGATCTGCGACGAGACCGGCGGCGTGCTGGACGACCTGGTCGTCTACCGCCTCGCCGACGAGAAGTTCCTGGTCGTGGCCAACGCGGGCAACGCCGCCGTGGTCGCGGAGGCGCTGGCCGAGCGGGTCTCGGGCTTCGACGCCGTCGTCGACGACAAGTCCGAGGACGTCGCGCTGATCGCCGTCCAGGGGCCGAAGGCCGTCGAGATCCTCGGCGCCGTCACCGACGCCGACCTGGGCGCGCTCAAGTACTACGCGAGCGTCCCGGCCGTCGTGAAGGGTCACGACGTCCTGCTCGCCCGCACCGGCTACACCGGCGAGGACGGCTTCGAGCTGTACGTCCCGGCCGGTGAGGCTCCCGCCGTCTGGCGCATCCTCACCGAGGCCGGTGAGCCGCACGGCCTGCTCCCGGCCGGTCTCGCCTGCCGCGACACGCTGCGTCTCGAAGCCGGTATGCCGTTGTACGGCAACGAACTCAGCCTCCAGCTGAGCCCGTTCGAAGCCGGTCTCGGCCGCGTCGTCAAGTTCGAGAAGCCCAACGACTTCGTCGGCAAGGCCGCGCTGGCGGAACTGTCCAAGAAGGACGTTCCCCGCGTCCGCGTCGGGCTCAAGGGCTCCGGCCGCCGCGCCCCGCGTCACGGCTACACCGTCCTGTCCGGCGAGACCGAGATCGGCGAGGTCACCAGCGGTGCCCTGTCGCCGACCCTGGGCTACCCGATCGCCATGGCCTACGTGGACCGGGAGCACGCCGAGCCCGGCACCGAGCTTTCCGTCGACATCCGGGGCCGTATCGAGCCCGTCGAGGTCGTCGCCCTGCCCTTCTACTCCCGCGCCTGA